One Stratiformator vulcanicus genomic window, GCGAAGGCTCGGTCGCGATTGCCGCTCCGCGTGATCGAATCGATCACCTCGTCCATGGCGGACACCATATCGTTCAACTGGAGTTGGAAGGCGAGACCCAGCAGACACTTCTACGCGAAGTGCAATGGGACGCCTTCGGTCAGGAAGTGCTGCACTTCGACCTGCAGCGGGTCTCGTCCGAAGAAAAGATTCAACTCGAAGTCCCTGTGGTCACCACCGGCGAGGCCCCTGGGGTCGTCAACGGCGGACTGCTCGATGTTCCGTTGCACTCACTCGAAATCGAATGCCCCGCCGGACAGGTGCCCGACCAAATTACGGTGAATATCAATCAATTGAAGATTGGCGACGGGATCCAGGTTCGCGACCTGAATTTGCCTGAGGGCGTCTCGACAACCGCCAATCCGGACGATACGGTCGTGCACGTGCTGTCGCCGAAGGAAATGGCGTCGGCCGAGGACATCGAAGACGTTGTCGACATGGCGGTCGAGCCGGAGTTAATTCGGAAGGACGAAGGAGACGAAGAGGCCGCTGCCAAGGCGGACGATTCGAACGACTAGCCGCGAGAATCGAAATCGGGAGCGATGGAATACCGACGTGAGCCTTTGTCGTGAAACTCATTGTCGGACTCGGTAACCCCGGACGGGAATACGCAGGAACGCGGCACAATGCCGGGTTTGAAGTCATTGAAGAGTTGGTGCGACGCGGCGGATCGCCCGCACCGAAGATCAAATTTGAAGGGCAGTATTGGGAAGCAGTCTTCGGTTCGGTTTCGCTCAAGCTATTGGAACCGTCGACATTCATGAATCGCAGCGGTCGCAGCGTTGGGGCGGCCGTGCAGTTCTTGAAGCTTCCACTCGAAGACTTGCTCGTCATTTGTGATGACATGAATTTGGAGCCGGGACGTTTGCGACTGCGAGGACGCGGTTCGGCAGGCGGCTCGAACGGAATGAAGGACATCATCGCGAGGTTGGGGACCGACGAGTTTCCGCGACTTCGCGTCGGGATCGGTCGGCCCGCCGGGCGGATGTCGGCTGTCGACCATGTCCTCGGCAGGTTTCGCGAGGACGAACGAAGCGAATTGGACATTGCCGTCCGCGAAGCCGCGGACGGTGTTGAAATGTGGGCCCGCGAGGGCTTGGTCACGGCGATGAATCACGTCAACACGCGTGTCGACGCCGAGGCAAAATCGAACACGGAATCAAAGAAAACCGATCGAACAAAAGTCGAGACCGAGCGGCCTGCCGACGGAACCGACAATCAGTGAGGGGAGTAAAGCGTGGCTGAAGAGACCGTTGCAGAGCAAAAAGTCAATTACTACGAGGGCATGTTCCTGGTCGATAGCGCCCAGTACGCAACCGACCCTGACGGCATGACCGAGCTACTCGTTGGCTTGATCGAAAAAGCCGGCGGAGAGATCGCCGCGCACCGGGCTTGGCAGGACGGGCGGCTCGCGTACGAAATTCAGGGCCGCCGCAAAGGCCTGCACTACCTGCTCATGTTCACGATGCCGACCGACCGGCTCGACGATCTCGACCGGGCCTGTCGACTCAACGACAAGGTCCTGCGGCAGATGATCATCCGACATCCGCACGTCCTGTTCGAAGCGATGGTCAATTCGATCGATCCGGAAGCGACGGATGAAGAATCGGACGGTTCCGAAGGCTCCGAGGCCGCGGATGTCCCGGACGCCGCGGTCGCATCGGCCGAGTAATTGTCCCCAAACGGCGAACCGGCGATTTTGATCTCATTCCGCCGCAATGGCGGTCGGGATGGAACGCAGCCACATTAAATTTGAACTCCCCTGCCCCTGACGAACCGGACCGATGGCGAACCTCAACAAAGTGATGTTGATCGGGAATCTCACCCGCGATCCGGAAGTCCGCTACGTTTCGTCCGGCACAGCCGTTTGTGACATCGGCCTCGCTGTCAGTCGGCAGTGGTTCGACAAACAGGCGAATGAGCGGAAGGAAGACGTCACGTTCGTCGACATCACGCTCTGGGGCCGGACGGCGGAGGTTGCCGGCCAATACCTGTCAAAAGGTCGTCCGGTCTATATCGAAGGCCGCCTGCAACTCGACCAGTGGGAAGACAAGCAGTCCGGACAAAAGCGGTCAAAACTGAAAGTCGTCGGCGACCAAATGCAGATGCTCGGAGGCCGCGGCGATGGTGATGGCGGCAGCGGTGGCGGTTCCGGTAGTGGAGGAGGCGGCCAACGTCGCGGTAGCGGAGGCGGAGGCGGCGGAGCACCACGGGGTGGAAATAGCGGCAGCGGAAACAGTGGCGGTGGAAATAGCGGCGGCGGGTACGAGCAGCAGGGCGGACCGTCGGCGGACGATTACTACAGCGACCCCGGACCCTCCGGCGGCGACATCCCGGACGACGAAGTCCCGTTCTAATTCGTCTCACGAGGGCGTTGAGTTCATCGGGCCTTAGAACACTTATTCGCGCGATCAAGCATTACTGAAGGCGGCACGACCGCTGATAGAGGATTCCAATCATGGCTAAAGTCAAAACTCGTCGCGGCGTGGGCGGATCACGCCGGTCGCATGTCGAAGTGCTGCTGACCGAAGACGTCGCCAATTTGGGTAACGCCGGAGACATCGTTCGGGTCAAACCTGGTTTTGCCCGCAACTTCCTGCTCCCGCAGGGTCTCGCGACGGTTGCGACCGAACAAAATAAGAAGATGGTCGAAGTCCACCGCGTGCGGCTCGAAGAGGCGGAGAAAGATCGGATCAAGAGCATCCGCACGCAGGCCGACGCGATCAGCAAGTACTCGGTCACGCTGGAAGCGAACGCCAACGAAGAAGGTCATCTGTACGGCTCGATCGTTGCCGTCGACATCAGCAAGGCACTCAAGCAGGCTAACTTCCCGGTCGAGCCGGACCACATCAAACTTGATGGCCCGCTCCGCGAGCTCGGGATGTACACGGTCAAGATCGAGATGCACGAAAAGGTGAAGACCGACGTGAAAGTGTGGGTCGTCCCGAGTGCCAAAGGTGAAAAATAGCGACCCGGTCGGCCTTTGTTCCGGCCCATCTCGGCGATAGGTTGCGTCGATCACAGAAGGGGGCTTTGCCGGTCGCGGCGGTCCCCTTCTTTCGCGCCCGGACGGTGGGACTGCGAATAACCTGTCGACAGTCGGCCGCCGGTGATTGATGCTGGCGAATTTCCTGTTCGCGATGAGGATCCGCGATGGCTACTGCATCTGCAGCAAACGGCGCCGCCGGTCAACTTGAGCGTGTCCCGCCGCAAAATCTCGAAGCGGAGCGTGGCGTTCTCGGAAGCCTGCTCTTGATGAACGACGCGATCGACGAGGTCGCCGACGTTGTCACAGCCGACAGCTTCTACAGCGACCGCCACCGCCTGATCTACGCGTCGATCCACGATCTCTACGAACGCGGCGTGCGCGGCATTGACGTTGTCACGCTTGCCGAAAAGCTGGAAAAAGAAAGACATCTCGAAGAGTGCGGCGGCCCCGCCTATCTCGTCGAAATCCTCGAATCGGTCCCCCACGCCGCACACGCCAAGTACTACGCCGAGATCGTGCGGGAAAAGGCAGTCGAACGCTCGCTGATCTACGCCTGCACCGACATCCTGAAGGAGTGCTACGACGCCACTCGCCCGATCGACGAGATCCTGCAATTGGCCGAACAGGGCATCTTCCGGATTCTCGAGCAGCAGGAGATCACCGAACGATTCTCGATCGATCAGATTCTCATCGATGCGTGGAGTCGCATTGAACAGCGGAGCCAGAACGAAGGAGAACTCAGCGGCCTGACAACCGGTTTCTCCGACCTCGATAAGCACACGAACGGCTTTCAGCCCTCAGAGCTCATCATCCTGGCCGCCCGGCCGAGTATGGGAAAAACCGCCTTGGTCTGTAACTGGGCCGAGGCGATCGCCGACCGCACCGGCAAGGCCGTGCTCCTGTTCAGCTTGGAGCAATCGAAGCTCGAACTCGCCGAGCGATTCCTCTGCATCCGCGCACAGGTCGACGGCCACAAATTGCGGTCGGGCGAATTTGACGAGGCCGAGCGCTATCGCCTGATGGAGGCGTCCTCAGAGCTGCATGAGCTGCCGCTGTTTATCGACGACCAGGCTGGGCGAACCGTCTCTCAAATCGGTGCGATCGCCCGTCGGCTGAAGCGGCAGGGCAATCTGGGCATCATCATTGTGGACTACCTGCAGCTCATCGAGCCGGAAGACCGGAAGGCTCCCCGGGAGCAGCAGATCGCGTTCATTTCCCGTCGGCTGAAGTTCATTGCGAAAGAATTGAGCGTTCCTGTTGTCGCCCTCGCCCAGCTCAACCGTGGCGTCGAGCTCCGCGAAGACAAGCGGCCCCGACTGGCCGACCTTCGCGAATCAGGGGCAATCGAACAGGATGCCGACCTGATTTCGTTCCTGCACCGCCCCGATCAGTACGACAAGAACGATCGACCGGGCGAAGCGGAGGTAATCATCGCCAAGCACCGCTCCGGCCCGACCGGAATCGTGAAACTGACCTGGCGGGCGAAATACATGCGATTTGAAGACTACTCCGGCGCCGCCGAACCCGACGGCGGCTACGGCTTCGGTGATGACGGTTTTTAACTCGCCGTATACATTGCCCGAATTTCTAAGTTAAAATTGACCTATGAGTCGGATTACCATCGAAATTTCTGACGAATTGGTCGAGCACTTGGAGGAACGTGCGTCCTCGAAGGGCTTCGGTAGCGCTTCGGAATATCTTCAAGAGATTATCCGTGACGATCGACGGCAGGCAGCGTTCCAGCGAGTCGAACAACTCCTCCTTGAGGGCCTCGATAGCGGCCCACCAAAGGAGTTGTTGCCAGAGGACTGGGATGCACTGCGATCTCGACTGGCGAGCAAGCATGGCCAACCGGTTCCGCCCCGGAGCGCAGTCGGGTGATCCGCCGACGCCCCCAAGTCGAGATCGATCTATTCGAACTCGCTGACTTTATTGCGGCATCCGACTTTGACGCCGCGATTCGCTTCATCAATGCGGCTGAAGACACGATTGACAAACTCGGCGGGTCACCTTCGTTGGGCAATCAATTTCTGCACGGGCCGGTCGCGTTAGAGATGTTCCGCTTCTGGCGGATCGATAAGCATCCACACCACCTTATTTTTTATATAAGTGATGGTGAAGAAATCGAGATCGTGAGAGTTCTCCATTCGTCACGGGATATCGGCAAAGCGCTTGCGGAAGTCCAACCGTAATTCCCGCGCCGCGGACCCCGTCTTGACCGTTTTCGATTGGCCATCAATAATCCGGCGGCCCGTCCACCGTTCCTTCAGCCCGCACCGGTCGATGAACTCTCTCCCGGCGAATCGGTACGCGATCTTCGCCTGCCTCGCGATCTTCGGCCTCGCCGCGGACCTCGTGTCCAAGAATGTCGTGTTCGCCCAGCTCGGTTCTCCGGCCGGGTCGACCGGCTGGCTGATCGATAGCTGGCTCAAATTCCGTCTCTTCACAACGTTCAACGAAGGCGCCCTGTGGGGCTTCGGCCAAGGCCTGACGAGCCTGTTCGCCGTCTTTAGCATCGCCGCAGCCGCGGGGGTTATCTACTGGCTGTTCGTGGCAAAGGCAGCGAAGAGCCTGTGGCTGACGATTTCGCTGGCACTCGTGATGGCCGGCACGCTCGGCAATCTGTTCGACCGCTTCGGCCTGCACGGCCTGTCGGGACCCGACGGAGAGGTCCGGCTGGCAGTGCGGGACTTCCTGCATTTTCGATTCGGAACGTTCGACTGGGCCGTCTTCAACGTGGCCGACATCCTGCTCGTAGTCGGAGCGATCATGCTCGGCCTGCAATCGCTCATGCCCGACCCCGCGCAGGCG contains:
- a CDS encoding 50S ribosomal protein L25 gives rise to the protein MSDAEHLSAEPRSKTGSIAARRLRQNAQIPGNVYGHGEGSVAIAAPRDRIDHLVHGGHHIVQLELEGETQQTLLREVQWDAFGQEVLHFDLQRVSSEEKIQLEVPVVTTGEAPGVVNGGLLDVPLHSLEIECPAGQVPDQITVNINQLKIGDGIQVRDLNLPEGVSTTANPDDTVVHVLSPKEMASAEDIEDVVDMAVEPELIRKDEGDEEAAAKADDSND
- a CDS encoding ribbon-helix-helix domain-containing protein → MSRITIEISDELVEHLEERASSKGFGSASEYLQEIIRDDRRQAAFQRVEQLLLEGLDSGPPKELLPEDWDALRSRLASKHGQPVPPRSAVG
- a CDS encoding type II toxin-antitoxin system RelE/ParE family toxin, giving the protein MIRRRPQVEIDLFELADFIAASDFDAAIRFINAAEDTIDKLGGSPSLGNQFLHGPVALEMFRFWRIDKHPHHLIFYISDGEEIEIVRVLHSSRDIGKALAEVQP
- the rplI gene encoding 50S ribosomal protein L9, whose product is MAKVKTRRGVGGSRRSHVEVLLTEDVANLGNAGDIVRVKPGFARNFLLPQGLATVATEQNKKMVEVHRVRLEEAEKDRIKSIRTQADAISKYSVTLEANANEEGHLYGSIVAVDISKALKQANFPVEPDHIKLDGPLRELGMYTVKIEMHEKVKTDVKVWVVPSAKGEK
- a CDS encoding signal peptidase II, with the translated sequence MNSLPANRYAIFACLAIFGLAADLVSKNVVFAQLGSPAGSTGWLIDSWLKFRLFTTFNEGALWGFGQGLTSLFAVFSIAAAAGVIYWLFVAKAAKSLWLTISLALVMAGTLGNLFDRFGLHGLSGPDGEVRLAVRDFLHFRFGTFDWAVFNVADILLVVGAIMLGLQSLMPDPAQAKASSDKEPPGDVATQAA
- the dnaB gene encoding replicative DNA helicase: MATASAANGAAGQLERVPPQNLEAERGVLGSLLLMNDAIDEVADVVTADSFYSDRHRLIYASIHDLYERGVRGIDVVTLAEKLEKERHLEECGGPAYLVEILESVPHAAHAKYYAEIVREKAVERSLIYACTDILKECYDATRPIDEILQLAEQGIFRILEQQEITERFSIDQILIDAWSRIEQRSQNEGELSGLTTGFSDLDKHTNGFQPSELIILAARPSMGKTALVCNWAEAIADRTGKAVLLFSLEQSKLELAERFLCIRAQVDGHKLRSGEFDEAERYRLMEASSELHELPLFIDDQAGRTVSQIGAIARRLKRQGNLGIIIVDYLQLIEPEDRKAPREQQIAFISRRLKFIAKELSVPVVALAQLNRGVELREDKRPRLADLRESGAIEQDADLISFLHRPDQYDKNDRPGEAEVIIAKHRSGPTGIVKLTWRAKYMRFEDYSGAAEPDGGYGFGDDGF
- the rpsF gene encoding 30S ribosomal protein S6, which encodes MAEETVAEQKVNYYEGMFLVDSAQYATDPDGMTELLVGLIEKAGGEIAAHRAWQDGRLAYEIQGRRKGLHYLLMFTMPTDRLDDLDRACRLNDKVLRQMIIRHPHVLFEAMVNSIDPEATDEESDGSEGSEAADVPDAAVASAE
- the pth gene encoding aminoacyl-tRNA hydrolase, producing the protein MKLIVGLGNPGREYAGTRHNAGFEVIEELVRRGGSPAPKIKFEGQYWEAVFGSVSLKLLEPSTFMNRSGRSVGAAVQFLKLPLEDLLVICDDMNLEPGRLRLRGRGSAGGSNGMKDIIARLGTDEFPRLRVGIGRPAGRMSAVDHVLGRFREDERSELDIAVREAADGVEMWAREGLVTAMNHVNTRVDAEAKSNTESKKTDRTKVETERPADGTDNQ
- a CDS encoding single-stranded DNA-binding protein, which produces MANLNKVMLIGNLTRDPEVRYVSSGTAVCDIGLAVSRQWFDKQANERKEDVTFVDITLWGRTAEVAGQYLSKGRPVYIEGRLQLDQWEDKQSGQKRSKLKVVGDQMQMLGGRGDGDGGSGGGSGSGGGGQRRGSGGGGGGAPRGGNSGSGNSGGGNSGGGYEQQGGPSADDYYSDPGPSGGDIPDDEVPF